The proteins below are encoded in one region of Carcharodon carcharias isolate sCarCar2 chromosome 2, sCarCar2.pri, whole genome shotgun sequence:
- the calm2a gene encoding calmodulin 2a (phosphorylase kinase, delta): MADQLTEEQIAEFKEAFSLFDKDGDGTITTKELGTVMRSLGQNPTEAELQDMINEVDADGNGTIDFPEFLTMMARKMKDTDSEEEIREAFRVFDKDGNGYISAAELRHVMTNLGEKLTDEEVDEMIREADIDGDGQVNYEEFVQMMTAK; this comes from the exons ATG GCTGATCAACTAACAGAAGAGCAAATTGCTG AATTCAAAGAGGCCTTTTCACTCTTTGACAAAGATGGGGATGGCACCATAACAACAAAGGAACTTGGGACAGTTATGAGGTCACTAGGCCAGAACCCAACTGAGGCGGAACTACAGGATATGATCAATGAGGTTGATGCTGATG GAAATGGAACGATTGACTTTCCAGAATTTCTGACAATGATGGCAAGAAAAATGAAAGATACAGATAGTGAGGAAGAAATCAGAGAAGCATTCAGAGTGTTTGATAAG GATGGTAATGGTTACATCAGTGCTGCAGAACTTCGTCATGTAATGACAAACCTTGGAGAAAAATTGACAGATGAAGAAGTTGATGAAATGATCAGAGAAGCAGATATTGATGGTGATGGTCAAGTGAACTATGAAG